The following proteins are encoded in a genomic region of Stutzerimonas stutzeri:
- a CDS encoding efflux transporter outer membrane subunit → MSSLCLKHPLRPLALLVAAFSLGACTLGPDYRRPDLAVPVEYKQAEGWKTAAPADVLQRGDWWTLYGDAELNALVGRLNLSNQNLAAAEAQYRQARALVRGARSQLFPTVGASAGATRAGQGGSTGSAAQGGTSASGISESYSLGLDASWELDVWGRLRRNLEANRASMQASAADLAAVRLSLQSELVQTYLQLRVMDEQQRLLDQTVAAYARSLRLTDNQYQAGIVPKSDVSQARAQLKSTQAQAIDLRWQRAQMEHAIAVLIGVPPAQLNIAERSDIPRLPEVPVALPSQLLERRPDIASAERQVMAANAQIGVAEAAWYPDLTLSASGGYRNSSFGNLVSLPNRFWSLGPQLAVTLLDFGGRRADLEAAEASYDQTVARYRQTVLDSFREVEDNLVQLRVLAEEAVVQREALEAAQESLRLIENQYRAGTVDFLSVATVQTTALNNERTYLALLGDRLTASVQLIAALGGGWDAQQLGTDAGPP, encoded by the coding sequence ATGAGTTCGTTGTGCTTGAAACACCCACTGCGCCCGTTGGCCCTGCTTGTCGCTGCGTTTTCGCTGGGGGCCTGTACGCTCGGCCCCGATTATCGGCGCCCGGACCTCGCCGTTCCCGTTGAATACAAGCAGGCCGAAGGCTGGAAAACGGCGGCACCCGCCGATGTGTTGCAGCGCGGCGACTGGTGGACGCTGTATGGCGATGCCGAGCTGAATGCGCTGGTCGGGCGGCTGAACCTGTCCAACCAGAACCTCGCAGCGGCCGAGGCTCAGTATCGCCAGGCGCGCGCCCTGGTTCGGGGGGCTCGCTCGCAGCTGTTCCCCACCGTGGGGGCCAGCGCGGGGGCAACCCGTGCCGGGCAGGGCGGTTCGACCGGCTCGGCCGCGCAGGGCGGAACCAGCGCCAGTGGCATCAGTGAGAGTTATAGCCTGGGGCTCGATGCGTCTTGGGAACTCGATGTCTGGGGCCGGTTGCGGCGCAACCTGGAAGCTAATCGCGCCAGCATGCAGGCCAGCGCAGCGGACCTGGCAGCGGTCCGCCTGAGCCTGCAGTCCGAGCTGGTGCAGACCTACCTGCAGCTGCGTGTGATGGATGAGCAACAACGGCTGCTCGACCAGACGGTGGCGGCGTACGCGCGCTCGCTGCGCCTGACGGATAACCAGTATCAGGCGGGCATCGTGCCGAAATCGGATGTCAGCCAGGCACGTGCGCAACTGAAAAGCACCCAGGCGCAGGCCATCGACCTGCGCTGGCAGCGCGCGCAGATGGAGCACGCCATTGCCGTGTTGATAGGCGTGCCGCCTGCGCAACTGAACATCGCCGAGCGTAGCGATATTCCCCGGCTGCCCGAGGTGCCCGTGGCGTTGCCGTCGCAGCTGCTGGAACGCCGTCCGGATATCGCCTCGGCCGAGCGCCAGGTGATGGCGGCCAACGCACAGATCGGCGTGGCCGAGGCGGCCTGGTACCCGGACCTGACCCTCAGCGCCAGCGGCGGTTATCGCAACAGCAGTTTCGGCAACCTGGTCAGCCTGCCCAATCGCTTCTGGTCGCTGGGCCCGCAACTGGCCGTGACACTGCTGGATTTCGGAGGGCGCCGTGCCGACCTGGAGGCGGCCGAGGCCAGCTATGACCAGACCGTGGCCCGCTATCGGCAGACGGTGCTCGACAGCTTCCGCGAGGTCGAGGACAACCTGGTGCAATTGCGGGTACTGGCCGAGGAGGCTGTCGTACAGCGCGAAGCGCTGGAGGCGGCGCAAGAGTCCCTGCGGCTGATCGAAAACCAGTATCGCGCCGGCACGGTCGACTTCCTCAGCGTGGCAACGGTGCAAACCACCGCACTGAACAACGAGAGGACCTACCTGGCGCTACTGGGCGACCGGCTGACGGCCAGCGTGCAGTTGATCGCGGCCTTGGGGGGCGGTTGGGATGCCCAGCAGCTGGGAACCGACGCGGGCCCGCCATAA
- a CDS encoding MdtA/MuxA family multidrug efflux RND transporter periplasmic adaptor subunit, translated as MSEAKTSSTGTPWRWLIIGGVIIVILLLLWWLWPTATDKPQRQPGGHAAFGAFGGPTPVRVAAVEQGRFEVYAKALGTVTPLNTVNVRSRVAGELVEVRFEEGQRVKAGDLLAVIDPRPYEVALQQAEGTLKQNRALLENAQVDLKRYRGLFADDSIAKQTLDTQQALVNQYQGTLAANQAAVNEAKLNLQFTQIRAPIDGRVGLRQLDQGNLVAANDTTPLVVITQTQPMAISFTLPESELPPVISRFRRGDELAVQAWDRGERVLLGEGVLQSVDNLIDATTGTLKMKARFDNEAELLIPNQFVNVRLRVETLDNAVLMPSAALQFGARGNYAYVVGEDSKVELRVLEVGPSNGDKTVVTKGLSVGERIVMEGTDRLRDGSEVEVVDRQTLAEEAAANPKVDTQSAKERPAR; from the coding sequence ATGTCCGAGGCAAAGACTTCTTCCACCGGCACCCCGTGGCGCTGGCTGATCATCGGCGGTGTGATCATCGTGATCTTGCTGCTGCTCTGGTGGCTCTGGCCAACCGCTACCGACAAACCACAACGACAGCCAGGAGGACACGCGGCTTTCGGTGCGTTCGGTGGCCCGACGCCGGTGCGCGTCGCCGCAGTCGAGCAGGGGCGGTTCGAGGTGTATGCCAAGGCGCTGGGCACGGTGACGCCACTCAACACCGTGAACGTGCGCAGCCGCGTGGCCGGAGAGCTGGTCGAGGTGCGCTTCGAGGAAGGCCAGCGGGTCAAAGCCGGCGATCTGCTGGCCGTCATCGATCCGCGGCCCTATGAGGTGGCGCTGCAACAGGCCGAAGGGACGCTCAAGCAGAACCGTGCCCTGCTGGAGAACGCGCAGGTGGATCTCAAGCGCTATCGGGGACTGTTCGCCGATGACAGCATTGCCAAGCAGACCCTCGATACTCAGCAGGCGTTGGTCAACCAGTACCAGGGCACACTCGCCGCGAACCAGGCCGCGGTCAACGAGGCCAAGCTGAACCTGCAATTCACCCAGATTCGCGCGCCGATCGATGGCCGCGTCGGTCTGCGCCAGCTGGATCAAGGCAACCTCGTCGCCGCTAACGACACCACGCCGTTGGTTGTCATTACCCAGACCCAGCCCATGGCGATCAGCTTCACCCTGCCCGAAAGCGAGCTGCCGCCGGTTATCTCGCGCTTTCGTCGCGGTGACGAACTGGCGGTGCAGGCCTGGGACCGTGGCGAGCGCGTGCTGCTCGGCGAAGGCGTACTGCAAAGCGTCGACAACCTGATCGACGCCACCACCGGCACGCTGAAAATGAAGGCGCGTTTCGATAACGAGGCGGAGCTGCTGATCCCCAACCAGTTCGTCAACGTCCGCCTGCGTGTGGAAACCCTGGACAACGCCGTTCTGATGCCGTCTGCGGCGTTGCAGTTCGGCGCGCGCGGCAACTACGCCTACGTCGTTGGCGAGGACTCGAAGGTCGAGCTGCGGGTGCTCGAGGTAGGGCCGAGCAATGGCGACAAGACGGTCGTCACCAAGGGCCTGAGCGTCGGCGAACGGATCGTCATGGAAGGCACCGATCGCTTGCGTGACGGCAGCGAGGTCGAAGTGGTGGATCGGCAAACCCTCGCCGAGGAAGCGGCCGCGAATCCGAAGGTCGATACGCAGAGCGCGAAGGAGCGTCCAGCGCGATGA
- a CDS encoding MdtB/MuxB family multidrug efflux RND transporter permease subunit → MNISRLFILRPVATTLTMIAILLAGLIAYRMLPVSALPQVDYPTIRVMTLYPGASPEVMTSAVTAPLERQFGQMPGLTQMSSTSSGGASVITLRFSLEVELDVAEQEVQAAINAGSNLLPNDLPAPPVYNKVNPADTPVMTLAITSQSLALPELHDLVDTRMAQKLAQISGVGMVSIAGGQRPAVRIRVNPQALASYGLSLADVRTLVTSSNVNQPKGNFDGPTRVSMLDANDQLKTPEEYANLILAYENGAALRLKDVAHIIDGAENERLAAWANQSQAVLLNIQRQPGANVIEVVERIKALLPEVTASMPTGLDVVVLTDRTQTIRAAITDVQHELLLATFLVVMVTFVFLKRLSATIIPSIAVPLSLIGTFAVMHLAGFSLNNLTLMALTIATGFVVDDAIVMLENIARHVEEGETPLQAALKGAKQIGFTLISLTLSLIAVLIPLLFMQDVVGRLFREFAITLAVAILISLVVSLTLTPMMCAKLLKPASVEKSQPDWVERLISGYSRWLTWVLGHQALTLLVAVVTLGLTVVLYLAVPKGFFPVQDTGVIQGISEAPQSISFRAMSERQQSLSRVILADPAVASLSSYIGVDGDNVTLNSGRLLINLKPHAERDVTASQVIDRLRPELAKLPGIELYLQPVQDLSIEDRVSRTQFQFSLESPDSELLKEWTPRLVAALRERPELTDVASDLQSDGLQIYLDIDRDAAARLGIGISAITDALYDAYGQRQISTIFTQASQYRVVLEAEAGDRIGPQALEQLFVQSEGGTPVRLSSLATLEQRSAPLLINHIGQFPAVTLSFNLAEGVSLGEAVEVIEGVQAEIGLPAGIQSRFQGAAEAFRASLSSTLLLILAAVVTMYIVLGVLYESYIHPITILSTLPSAAVGALLALLLTGNDLGLIAIIGIILLIGIVKKNAIMMIDFALEAERQQGMSPRDAIYRAALLRFRPILMTTLAALFGAVPLMLASGSGAELRQPLGLVLVGGLMLSQLLTLFTTPVIYLFFDRLGNRFARKDAAGQEARV, encoded by the coding sequence ATGAACATCTCGCGGCTGTTCATTCTTCGGCCGGTGGCGACCACCCTGACGATGATTGCGATCCTGCTGGCCGGGCTGATCGCCTATCGCATGCTGCCGGTTTCGGCGTTGCCGCAGGTGGATTACCCGACCATCCGGGTGATGACACTGTATCCCGGGGCCAGCCCGGAGGTGATGACCAGCGCCGTGACCGCGCCGCTGGAGCGCCAGTTCGGGCAGATGCCCGGGCTGACCCAGATGTCCTCGACCAGCTCCGGCGGCGCGTCGGTGATCACCCTGCGGTTCTCGCTCGAGGTCGAGCTGGACGTGGCCGAGCAGGAGGTCCAGGCGGCCATCAATGCCGGCAGCAATCTGCTGCCCAATGACCTCCCAGCGCCGCCGGTGTACAACAAGGTGAACCCGGCGGACACCCCGGTGATGACGCTGGCAATCACCTCGCAAAGCCTGGCGCTGCCGGAACTGCACGACCTGGTCGATACACGCATGGCACAGAAACTGGCGCAGATCAGCGGCGTGGGCATGGTCAGCATCGCCGGTGGTCAGCGACCGGCGGTGCGCATTCGAGTCAATCCGCAAGCGCTCGCGTCCTACGGCTTGTCGCTCGCCGACGTGCGGACCTTGGTGACCAGCTCCAACGTCAACCAGCCCAAAGGCAATTTCGATGGCCCGACACGCGTGTCGATGCTTGACGCCAACGATCAGCTGAAAACGCCCGAGGAATACGCCAATCTCATCTTGGCGTATGAGAACGGGGCGGCGTTGCGCCTGAAGGACGTCGCCCACATCATCGACGGTGCCGAGAACGAGCGCCTGGCCGCCTGGGCCAATCAGAGCCAGGCCGTGCTGCTGAATATCCAGCGTCAACCGGGTGCCAATGTGATCGAGGTGGTCGAGCGCATCAAGGCGCTGCTGCCCGAGGTCACCGCCAGCATGCCGACCGGTCTGGACGTGGTGGTGCTCACCGATCGCACACAGACCATCCGCGCCGCCATCACCGATGTGCAGCACGAGCTGCTGTTGGCCACCTTCCTCGTGGTGATGGTCACCTTCGTGTTTCTCAAGCGCCTGTCGGCGACGATCATCCCCTCGATCGCGGTGCCCTTGTCGCTGATCGGCACCTTCGCGGTTATGCATCTGGCCGGGTTTTCGTTGAACAACCTGACGTTGATGGCGTTGACCATCGCCACTGGTTTCGTGGTCGACGATGCCATCGTGATGCTGGAGAACATCGCTCGCCATGTCGAGGAGGGCGAGACGCCGCTGCAGGCCGCGCTCAAGGGGGCCAAGCAGATCGGCTTCACCTTGATTTCGCTGACGCTGTCGCTGATCGCCGTGCTGATTCCGCTGCTTTTCATGCAGGACGTGGTGGGGCGTCTGTTCCGCGAGTTCGCCATCACCCTGGCGGTCGCCATCCTCATCTCCTTGGTGGTGTCGCTGACGCTGACGCCGATGATGTGCGCCAAGCTGCTCAAGCCCGCCAGCGTGGAGAAATCCCAGCCGGATTGGGTGGAGCGACTCATCAGCGGTTATTCGCGCTGGTTGACCTGGGTGTTGGGGCACCAGGCGCTGACCTTGCTGGTTGCGGTGGTGACCCTTGGGCTGACGGTGGTGCTGTACCTGGCCGTGCCGAAAGGCTTCTTCCCGGTGCAGGACACCGGCGTGATCCAGGGCATCAGCGAGGCGCCGCAATCGATCTCCTTCCGAGCGATGAGCGAGCGGCAGCAGTCATTGTCCCGCGTGATTCTCGCCGATCCGGCAGTGGCCAGCCTGTCATCCTATATCGGTGTCGATGGCGACAACGTGACCCTCAACAGCGGCCGCCTGTTGATCAACCTCAAGCCTCACGCCGAGCGTGACGTCACCGCCAGCCAGGTCATCGACCGGCTGCGCCCGGAGCTGGCGAAACTGCCAGGCATCGAGCTGTACCTGCAGCCGGTGCAGGACCTGTCGATCGAGGATCGGGTCAGCCGTACCCAGTTCCAGTTCAGCCTCGAATCCCCGGATAGCGAGCTGCTGAAGGAGTGGACGCCACGTTTGGTCGCGGCCCTGCGCGAACGCCCCGAGCTGACCGACGTCGCCAGCGACCTGCAGAGCGACGGCCTGCAGATATACCTGGACATCGATCGCGACGCCGCGGCGCGGCTGGGTATCGGCATATCAGCGATCACCGATGCGCTGTACGACGCCTACGGCCAACGCCAGATCTCGACCATCTTTACCCAGGCCAGCCAGTACCGCGTGGTACTCGAGGCGGAGGCGGGCGACCGAATCGGGCCGCAGGCACTGGAGCAGCTGTTCGTACAGAGCGAGGGCGGCACCCCGGTGCGGCTGTCGAGCCTGGCCACGCTGGAGCAACGCAGCGCGCCCTTGTTGATCAATCACATCGGCCAGTTCCCCGCGGTAACGCTGTCATTCAACCTGGCCGAGGGGGTGTCGCTGGGCGAGGCGGTGGAGGTGATCGAAGGCGTTCAGGCCGAGATCGGCCTGCCGGCGGGCATCCAGAGCCGCTTCCAGGGCGCCGCCGAGGCATTCCGCGCATCGCTGTCGAGCACCTTGCTGCTGATCCTGGCGGCGGTGGTGACCATGTACATCGTGCTTGGCGTGCTCTACGAGAGCTACATCCATCCGATCACCATTCTGTCGACGCTGCCGTCGGCCGCGGTCGGCGCCTTGCTCGCGCTGCTGCTGACCGGTAACGACCTGGGCCTGATCGCCATCATCGGCATCATTCTGCTGATCGGTATCGTCAAGAAGAACGCGATCATGATGATCGACTTCGCGCTGGAGGCCGAGCGCCAACAGGGCATGAGCCCACGAGACGCCATTTATCGTGCGGCCTTGCTGCGTTTCCGTCCGATCTTGATGACGACACTGGCGGCCCTGTTCGGTGCGGTTCCGCTGATGCTGGCGTCCGGCTCGGGTGCCGAACTGCGTCAGCCGCTGGGACTGGTGCTGGTCGGTGGGCTGATGCTCAGCCAGCTGCTCACGCTGTTCACCACGCCGGTGATCTACCTGTTCTTCGATCGCTTGGGCAATCGATTTGCCCGAAAGGATGCGGCCGGGCAGGAGGCGCGCGTATGA
- a CDS encoding TRAP transporter substrate-binding protein: protein MFKPIITLVGLLLALTATAVEAEPIVIKFSHVVAEDTPKGKGALLFKRLVEERLPGQVTVEVYPNSTLFGDNNELDALSNNEVQLLAPSLAKFEKYTKQVQVFDLPFLFDDLEAVNRFQKRAKGRQLLRSMEQENITGLAYWHNGMKQLSATKPLRMPSDAAGLAFRIQPSGVLESQFAQLGASTKKIPFGEAFAALQNGTVQGAENPWSNIYSKKMHTVQPYITETNHGVLDYMLVSNTRFWFGIPHRIRTELEGIIEEVTYEVNRAAEEANQADRERIRKAGTSEIIELTPEQREAWREAMRPVWKEFEPVIGADIIKAAQTVNRKQRH from the coding sequence ATGTTCAAGCCGATCATCACCCTTGTCGGTCTGCTGCTGGCACTGACGGCCACTGCCGTCGAGGCCGAGCCGATCGTCATCAAGTTCTCTCACGTCGTCGCCGAAGACACGCCCAAGGGCAAGGGTGCCCTGCTGTTCAAGCGCCTGGTGGAAGAGCGTCTACCCGGTCAGGTCACCGTTGAGGTTTATCCCAACTCGACCCTGTTCGGCGACAACAACGAACTTGACGCGCTGAGCAACAACGAAGTGCAACTGCTGGCACCTTCGCTGGCCAAGTTCGAGAAGTACACCAAGCAGGTGCAGGTCTTCGATCTGCCGTTCCTGTTCGACGACCTGGAAGCTGTCAATCGTTTTCAGAAGCGCGCCAAGGGCCGCCAACTGCTGCGTTCGATGGAGCAGGAAAACATCACCGGGCTGGCGTATTGGCACAACGGCATGAAGCAGCTGTCCGCCACCAAACCGCTACGCATGCCGAGCGATGCGGCTGGCCTGGCGTTCCGCATCCAGCCGTCCGGCGTGTTGGAGTCGCAATTCGCGCAGTTGGGCGCATCGACCAAGAAGATTCCTTTCGGCGAAGCCTTTGCGGCTCTGCAGAACGGCACGGTACAGGGTGCAGAAAACCCCTGGTCGAACATCTATAGCAAGAAGATGCACACCGTTCAGCCCTACATAACGGAAACCAATCACGGCGTACTCGACTACATGCTGGTCAGCAATACCCGCTTCTGGTTCGGTATTCCGCACCGCATTCGCACCGAGCTCGAGGGCATCATCGAGGAAGTCACCTACGAGGTGAACCGCGCCGCCGAGGAAGCCAACCAGGCCGACCGCGAGCGCATCCGCAAGGCGGGCACCTCGGAAATCATCGAACTCACCCCGGAACAGCGCGAAGCCTGGCGGGAAGCCATGCGACCGGTATGGAAAGAGTTCGAACCGGTAATTGGTGCCGATATCATCAAGGCGGCACAGACGGTGAATCGCAAGCAGCGTCACTGA
- a CDS encoding efflux RND transporter permease subunit yields MNLSAPFIARPVATMLLSLAILLLGGVSFGLLPVSPLPNMDFPVITVQASLPGASPEIMASSVATPLERSLGSIAGVSQMSSRSSQGSTRIIIQFDLERDINGAARDVQAAINASRNLLPSGMRSMPTYRKINPAQAPIMVLSLTSEVLNKGQLYDIGSTILAQKLSQVPGVGEVQVGGSSLPAVRVELQPQQLEQYGVSLDEVRQTIASANVRRPKGMVEDEDRHWQVQANDQLHEAADYLPLIIRYQDGAALRLGDVAKVRDGVEDRYNDGFFNNDRAVLLVINRQAGANIIETIEGIRNELPALQAIVPGSVNMAVAMDRSPVIRATLHEAERTLLIAVGLVIVLVFLFLGRVRTALIPALAVPVSLVGTFAVMYLFGFSLNVLSLMALILAAGLVVDDAIVVLENIARHIDDGMPPMRAAYVGTREVGFTLLSMNLSLVVVFVSILFMGGLVERLFREFSITLAAAILVSLLVSLTLTPMLCARWLKPHQPEHDGRLHRWSHDAHQWLLRHYNRSLGWALRHHRITLFTLIATVGLNVFLYIQVPKTFLPQQDTGQLTGFIRGDDGLSFQVMQPKMEAFRKALLADPGVESVAGFVGGQGGINNAFMIVRLKPLAERKISAQKVIERIRKNQPKVPGGRMFLMADQDLQFGGGRQSSSAYSYNLLASDLDDLRTWVPQVTRALQALPELTSIDANEGEGAQQISLKIDRDAAKRLGIDMSTVTTLLNNAFSQRQISTIYESLNQYRVVMEIDPRYAQHPEVLEQIQVITSDGRRVPLSAFARYERSLEEDRVSHDGQFAAENIDFDLAPGVSLDQATRAIERAVAAIGMPSEVQGRLGGTGDVFKSTQESQPLMILGALLLVYIVLGVLYESYIHPLTILSTLPSAGVGALLAIILTREEFSLISLLGLFLLIGVVKKNAILMIDLALQFERNDGLSPAESIRRACLLRFRPILMTTMAAMLGALPLLIGGAEGSEMRQPLGLTIIGGLMLSQILTLYTTPVVYLYLDRARHRFNRWRGVRTDAALENPL; encoded by the coding sequence ATGAACCTCTCCGCGCCCTTCATCGCCCGTCCGGTGGCGACCATGCTGCTGAGCCTGGCGATCCTGTTGCTGGGTGGGGTCAGCTTCGGATTGCTGCCGGTATCGCCGCTGCCGAACATGGACTTTCCGGTCATCACCGTACAGGCCAGCTTGCCGGGAGCCAGCCCGGAGATCATGGCCTCCAGCGTGGCGACGCCCCTGGAGCGCTCGCTGGGCAGCATTGCCGGCGTCAGCCAGATGAGTAGCCGCAGCAGTCAGGGCTCGACGCGGATCATCATCCAGTTCGATCTCGAGCGCGATATCAATGGCGCCGCCAGAGATGTGCAAGCGGCGATCAATGCCTCGCGCAACCTGCTGCCCAGCGGTATGCGCAGCATGCCGACCTATCGCAAGATCAATCCGGCCCAGGCGCCGATCATGGTGCTGTCGCTGACCTCCGAGGTGTTGAACAAGGGGCAGCTCTACGACATCGGCTCGACCATTCTGGCGCAGAAGCTTTCCCAGGTGCCGGGGGTCGGCGAGGTGCAGGTCGGCGGCAGTTCGCTGCCCGCAGTGCGTGTAGAGCTGCAGCCGCAGCAGCTGGAGCAGTACGGTGTGTCCCTCGACGAAGTCCGCCAGACCATCGCCTCGGCCAACGTGCGCCGTCCCAAAGGCATGGTTGAAGACGAGGACCGCCACTGGCAGGTACAGGCCAACGACCAGCTGCACGAAGCAGCCGATTATCTGCCGCTGATCATCCGTTATCAGGACGGTGCGGCATTGCGTCTGGGCGACGTGGCGAAGGTTCGCGACGGGGTCGAGGATCGCTACAACGACGGCTTCTTCAACAACGATCGGGCCGTGTTGCTGGTGATCAACCGCCAGGCGGGTGCCAACATCATCGAAACCATCGAGGGCATTCGTAACGAGCTGCCCGCCCTGCAGGCCATCGTCCCCGGCAGCGTCAACATGGCGGTGGCGATGGACCGCTCGCCGGTCATTCGCGCCACGCTGCACGAGGCCGAGCGGACCTTGCTGATCGCGGTGGGCCTGGTCATCGTCCTGGTGTTTCTCTTTCTCGGCCGAGTCCGCACCGCGCTGATTCCTGCCCTGGCGGTGCCGGTCTCGCTGGTCGGCACCTTCGCCGTGATGTACCTGTTCGGCTTTTCGCTCAACGTGCTGTCGCTGATGGCCTTGATCCTGGCCGCCGGCCTGGTGGTGGACGATGCCATCGTGGTGCTGGAAAACATCGCCCGGCATATCGATGACGGCATGCCGCCGATGCGGGCGGCCTACGTCGGGACGCGCGAGGTGGGTTTTACCTTGCTGTCCATGAACCTCTCGCTGGTGGTGGTGTTCGTCTCGATCCTGTTCATGGGCGGGCTCGTCGAGCGTCTGTTCCGCGAGTTTTCCATCACGCTGGCTGCCGCCATCCTGGTCTCGCTACTGGTCTCGCTGACGCTGACACCGATGCTCTGCGCCCGCTGGCTCAAGCCGCACCAGCCCGAGCACGACGGTCGCCTCCATCGCTGGAGCCACGACGCTCACCAGTGGCTGTTGCGGCACTACAACCGGTCCCTCGGCTGGGCGCTACGTCATCACCGCATCACCTTGTTCACGTTGATAGCGACCGTGGGCCTCAACGTTTTTCTGTATATCCAGGTCCCCAAAACCTTCCTTCCGCAGCAGGATACCGGGCAGCTGACCGGTTTCATTCGCGGCGACGACGGCCTTTCGTTTCAGGTCATGCAGCCGAAGATGGAGGCTTTTCGCAAGGCGCTGCTGGCCGATCCGGGTGTTGAAAGCGTGGCCGGCTTCGTCGGCGGGCAGGGCGGGATCAACAACGCCTTCATGATTGTGCGACTCAAGCCGCTGGCTGAGCGCAAGATTTCCGCGCAGAAGGTGATCGAGCGGATTCGCAAGAATCAGCCGAAGGTGCCAGGCGGGCGGATGTTCCTTATGGCCGATCAGGATCTGCAGTTCGGCGGCGGTCGCCAGAGCAGTTCCGCGTACTCCTATAACCTGCTGGCCAGTGATCTGGACGACCTGCGCACCTGGGTGCCGCAAGTTACTCGAGCATTGCAGGCGTTGCCGGAGCTCACCAGCATCGACGCCAATGAAGGCGAGGGCGCACAACAGATCAGCCTGAAGATCGACCGCGACGCGGCCAAACGGCTGGGTATCGACATGAGCACGGTGACCACCCTGCTCAACAATGCCTTCAGCCAGCGGCAGATCTCCACCATCTACGAGTCGCTCAACCAGTACCGGGTGGTGATGGAGATCGACCCGCGTTACGCCCAGCATCCGGAGGTGCTCGAGCAGATCCAGGTGATCACCAGTGACGGTCGCCGCGTACCGCTGTCCGCCTTCGCCCGCTACGAACGCAGCCTGGAAGAGGACCGGGTCAGTCATGACGGGCAGTTCGCCGCCGAGAACATCGACTTCGATCTGGCGCCCGGTGTCAGCCTTGATCAGGCCACGCGGGCGATCGAACGGGCGGTTGCCGCCATTGGCATGCCGAGTGAGGTCCAGGGGCGCTTGGGCGGCACCGGCGATGTCTTCAAGTCCACCCAGGAAAGCCAGCCCCTGATGATTCTGGGCGCTTTGCTGTTGGTCTACATCGTGCTCGGTGTGCTCTACGAGAGTTACATCCACCCGCTGACGATCCTGTCCACGCTGCCCTCGGCCGGAGTCGGCGCCCTGCTTGCCATTATCCTGACGCGCGAGGAGTTCAGCCTGATTTCCCTGTTGGGGCTGTTCCTGCTGATTGGTGTGGTGAAGAAAAACGCGATCCTGATGATCGACCTTGCGCTGCAGTTCGAACGCAACGATGGGCTATCCCCGGCCGAGTCGATTCGTCGGGCCTGTCTGCTGCGTTTTCGCCCCATCCTGATGACCACCATGGCCGCCATGCTCGGTGCACTGCCGCTATTGATAGGTGGGGCCGAGGGTAGCGAGATGCGTCAGCCGCTGGGCCTGACCATCATCGGCGGCTTGATGCTCAGCCAGATACTGACGCTTTACACCACGCCTGTGGTCTACCTGTACCTGGACCGTGCCCGCCATCGGTTCAACCGCTGGCGTGGTGTGCGTACCGACGCTGCACTGGAAAATCCGCTATGA